The following coding sequences are from one Capsicum annuum cultivar UCD-10X-F1 chromosome 3, UCD10Xv1.1, whole genome shotgun sequence window:
- the LOC107864368 gene encoding glycine-rich protein HC1, which produces MMGSKAFLFLGLSLAIFVMISSEVVARELAETSKELDNKNVRQYRCGVNSGGSNNRLDDDYKSPHDDYNDRYRSPGYEPHDKYNNEYKSRHDGYKFAHGEYNNGNNLPHDKYKIPHEEYNNGYKFSSNGYNPDSEYKSPYAEYIH; this is translated from the exons atgatgggCTCTAAGGCATTTCTATTTCTTGGCCTTTCTTTGGCTATTTTTGTAATGATAAGCTCTGAGGTTGTAGCGAGGGAGTTAGCTGAGACCT CAAAGGAATTGGATAACAAGAATGTCAGACAATACAGATGCGGCGTAAACTCTGGTGGGTCAAATAACCGCCTAGATGACGACTATAAGTCCCCACATGATGATTATAACGATAGATACAGATCTCCTGGGTATGAACCACATGACAAATACAACAACGAATATAAGTCTCGGCATGACGGATATAAATTTGCACATGGAGAGTATAACAATGGAAATAATCTCCCCCATGACAAATATAAAATCCCACATGAAGAATATAATAATGGATATAAATTCTCTAGTAATGGATATAACCCAGATAGCGAATATAAGTCTCCATATGCCGAATATATCCATTAA
- the LOC107864367 gene encoding glycine-rich protein DC9.1, with amino-acid sequence MGSKAFLFLGLSLAIFVMISSEVVARELAETSMEDNKDVEQYNCGVNSGGATNRLGGGYDNGYKSPRDGYRPPHDKYHDEYKSLDGGYKSSYGEYNNGPYENYNNRYKFPKSGYKLPFGQYNNGYKFSGDGYNPSHDGYNSLHGEHKFSNDGYNPSQDGYNSLDGEYKSPHDGYNR; translated from the exons ATGGGTTCCAAGGCATTTCTATTTCTTGGCCTTTCTTTGGCTATTTTTGTAATGATAAGCTCAGAAGTTGTAGCGAGGGAGTTGGCTGAGACCT CAATGGAGGATAACAAGGATGTCGAACAGTACAATTGTGGTGTAAACTCTGGTGGTGCAACTAACCGCCTAGGTGGCGGTTATGACAACGGATATAAATCTCCCCGGGATGGATATAGACCCCCACATGACAAATATCACGATGAATATAAATCCCTGGATGGCGGATATAAATCCTCATATGGAGAGTATAACAATGGACCATATGAAAATTATAACAACAGATATAAATTCCCCAAAAGTGGATATAAACTCCCATTTGGCCAATATAACAATGGATATAAATTCTCTGGTGACGGATATAATCCCTCACATGATGGATATAACTCTCTACATGGCGAGCATAAATTTTCAAATGACGGATATAACCCCTCACAGGATGGATATAACTCTTTAGATGGCGAGTATAAATCTCCACATGACGGATATAATCGTTAA